One region of Qipengyuania sp. SS22 genomic DNA includes:
- a CDS encoding very short patch repair endonuclease, with product MADIVAAEVRSRMMSGIRSKNTKPEMILRQGLHAAGFRFRLHDKTMPGKPDIVFPRYRAVIMAQGCFWHGHDCHLFKLPSTRPEFWRAKIDRNRQNDARTHSALAEAGWRQAEIWECALKGRTRLSHDEVIGTCGRWLQSDAAQLEIRGQ from the coding sequence ATGGCTGATATTGTCGCAGCGGAGGTCCGCAGCCGGATGATGTCCGGTATCCGATCGAAGAACACCAAACCGGAAATGATCCTGCGTCAGGGGCTCCATGCCGCCGGATTTCGGTTCCGCTTGCATGACAAAACAATGCCCGGCAAACCCGATATCGTCTTTCCGCGCTACAGAGCCGTTATCATGGCGCAGGGCTGTTTCTGGCACGGCCATGACTGTCACCTTTTCAAATTGCCATCGACACGCCCAGAGTTCTGGCGCGCGAAGATCGACCGCAACCGCCAAAACGACGCTCGGACGCATTCTGCGCTGGCAGAAGCAGGCTGGAGGCAGGCCGAGATTTGGGAATGCGCGCTGAAAGGCCGAACACGATTGTCGCACGACGAGGTGATCGGTACTTGCGGACGATGGCTGCAATCGGATGCTGCACAGCTTGAAATCAGGGGGCAATAA
- a CDS encoding MmcB family DNA repair protein has protein sequence MTDSVATAETAAIVARGIARLFARNDIWCLAEMPLRNGRRADLMGIDPKGRVVIVEIKVQRGDLLGDGKWPDYLDYCDRFYWGVPPGLDRSPLEGDGYRPDCCGIIVADGYDGEIIRPAPLHPLAAPRRKVEVERLARTALRRATVGLDPQCAPWGTPD, from the coding sequence ATGACGGATTCGGTAGCCACAGCAGAAACGGCCGCAATTGTTGCCCGCGGCATTGCGCGACTTTTTGCCCGCAACGATATCTGGTGCCTCGCAGAAATGCCGCTGAGGAACGGCCGGCGGGCGGATTTGATGGGTATCGATCCGAAGGGCCGCGTGGTCATCGTCGAGATCAAGGTGCAGCGCGGCGACTTGTTGGGTGATGGTAAATGGCCCGACTACCTCGATTATTGCGATCGCTTCTACTGGGGCGTGCCGCCGGGGCTCGATCGCAGCCCGCTGGAAGGCGACGGCTATCGCCCCGATTGCTGCGGCATCATAGTTGCCGATGGCTATGACGGCGAGATCATCCGCCCTGCGCCGCTCCACCCGCTGGCCGCCCCGCGCCGCAAGGTCGAGGTCGAGCGGCTTGCGCGCACTGCACTACGCCGCGCGACGGTTGGGCTCGACCCGCAATGCGCGCCTTGGGGCACACCCGACTAG
- a CDS encoding M48 family metalloprotease: protein MRLLARLIAFLAAAMLAAQPVAAQSILRDAETEAFLDEISAPLIEAAGLEPDNVEIILINDPSINAFVAGGQAVYIHSGLIDAADSAEEVQGVIAHELGHITGGHILRYGEGAAAATKISLLSMIAGIGAALAGAGDAAMGIMMAGQQAAMGKFLAFSRTQESSADFAGAEYLSKSGISGRGSLAFFGKLLNREYRYGYSQSDEAGFYRTHPLSGDRISALREVYEKDPAWERPRDARNQANFERVKAKLVGYLAKPSATLRDYPETDATVPALYARAYAYHQNARVDLALGATDQLLAIDPDDPYFLELKGQVLLESGRPEESLEPLRRATALTNAEPLIASLFGHALIATEDRDNYEEAERVLRSAVGRDRRNPFAWYQLGVVYAARGDTARARLATAEQQVMSGQYGLALRSAQAAEGGLDHGTPDWIRAQDIGMQARALLERQCEMERGRNCAPG from the coding sequence ATGCGTCTGCTTGCCCGCCTCATTGCTTTCCTTGCCGCCGCCATGCTCGCGGCGCAGCCGGTCGCCGCGCAGAGCATTCTGCGCGATGCCGAGACCGAGGCTTTCCTTGACGAGATTTCTGCGCCGCTCATCGAAGCGGCCGGGCTCGAACCCGACAATGTCGAGATCATCCTGATCAATGATCCATCGATCAACGCCTTCGTTGCGGGCGGCCAGGCGGTGTATATCCATTCGGGGCTGATCGATGCCGCCGATAGCGCCGAAGAAGTCCAGGGCGTCATTGCGCACGAGCTGGGTCATATCACCGGGGGTCACATCCTCCGTTATGGCGAGGGCGCTGCTGCGGCGACGAAGATATCGCTGCTGTCGATGATCGCCGGTATCGGCGCCGCGCTGGCAGGCGCAGGCGATGCCGCAATGGGTATCATGATGGCCGGACAACAGGCCGCCATGGGCAAGTTTCTCGCGTTCAGCCGGACGCAGGAATCCTCCGCCGATTTCGCCGGGGCGGAGTATCTTTCGAAGTCGGGGATTTCGGGGCGCGGTTCGCTGGCCTTCTTCGGCAAGCTGCTCAATCGCGAATATCGTTATGGCTACAGCCAGAGCGACGAGGCGGGCTTTTACCGCACCCATCCGCTTTCGGGCGACCGCATCTCCGCGCTGCGCGAGGTCTATGAAAAGGACCCTGCCTGGGAACGTCCGCGCGATGCGCGCAACCAGGCCAATTTCGAGCGCGTGAAAGCCAAGCTTGTGGGCTATCTAGCCAAGCCCTCGGCCACCCTGCGCGACTATCCCGAAACCGATGCGACGGTCCCCGCGCTGTATGCGCGGGCCTATGCCTATCACCAGAACGCGCGGGTCGACCTCGCGCTCGGCGCGACGGATCAACTGCTCGCGATCGACCCGGATGATCCGTACTTTCTCGAGCTCAAGGGTCAGGTCCTGCTCGAATCGGGCCGCCCCGAGGAATCACTCGAACCGCTGCGCCGCGCGACCGCGCTGACCAATGCCGAGCCGCTGATTGCCAGCCTGTTCGGCCACGCGCTGATCGCCACCGAAGACCGCGACAATTACGAAGAAGCCGAGCGCGTGCTGCGTTCCGCGGTGGGGCGCGACCGGCGCAATCCCTTCGCTTGGTACCAGCTCGGTGTAGTCTATGCCGCGCGCGGCGACACGGCGCGCGCGCGCCTGGCCACTGCCGAACAGCAAGTGATGAGCGGTCAGTACGGCCTGGCGCTACGCAGCGCGCAGGCTGCCGAGGGCGGTCTCGACCATGGCACGCCCGACTGGATCCGCGCACAGGACATCGGCATGCAGGCGCGTGCGCTGCTCGAGCGGCAATGCGAAATGGAGCGCGGGCGCAATTGCGCACCGGGCTGA
- a CDS encoding DUF2141 domain-containing protein has translation MSRAAVLGLLPLSAALAAATPPPPTPKTGATITVTVTELRNAKGIVRACMTTDEDQFPRCRGVPGAHGATAPAHEGSVSFTFTNVKPGRYAIALLHDENTNGKADRALGMMPREGFGFSRDAKVRMGPPSFADAAVDIGAEDRGLTIRMRYML, from the coding sequence GTGAGCCGCGCGGCCGTTTTGGGGCTGCTGCCGCTTAGCGCGGCACTGGCAGCCGCGACGCCGCCGCCGCCGACACCCAAGACGGGTGCGACGATCACCGTGACCGTGACCGAGCTACGCAATGCCAAGGGTATCGTGCGCGCCTGCATGACGACGGACGAGGATCAGTTCCCACGCTGCCGCGGCGTGCCCGGGGCGCATGGAGCGACCGCGCCGGCGCACGAAGGCAGCGTGTCCTTCACCTTCACCAACGTCAAACCGGGACGCTATGCCATCGCGCTGCTCCATGACGAGAATACCAATGGCAAGGCCGACCGCGCGCTGGGCATGATGCCACGTGAAGGCTTCGGTTTCTCGCGCGATGCCAAGGTGCGCATGGGTCCGCCCAGTTTTGCCGACGCGGCGGTCGATATTGGCGCGGAAGATCGCGGGCTCACTATCCGGATGCGCTACATGCTTTGA
- a CDS encoding type II restriction endonuclease codes for MRRGQLSDYFAGVAVKRLSAVETSPTTSNQHEFNGSGPLRRLFGDDDQKNIPARYIWLGREQEAVTTDSILTWYDARRQHPTRTEYRLYYPDNEVTGMMQAGDVLFIALCRDGTAMVIITPVDSTIQNQLVWLFGLEDQPEFEFTVQEIAGTSNPDLDFATRYILDELGIEPEEPEADRLDELIEQFGMVFPTTKNFSEIARSAVTDVDPADDPDGALLDWLDMEEQLFRRLERRIVAERIASGFNAPEGADVDGFLSFSLSVQNRRKSRAGQSLEHHLEAIFVANSIRYARGAETENRNKPDFLFPGQEHYHDPAFPAAKLTMLGAKSTLKDRWRQVLSEAERIENKHLLTLEPGISENQTSEMQAKQLQLVLPRQLHGSFRSAQQTWLMDVSEFLSLVNDRQ; via the coding sequence ATGCGGCGAGGCCAGCTATCGGACTATTTTGCAGGTGTGGCGGTCAAGCGCCTAAGCGCTGTAGAGACCAGCCCGACGACTTCAAACCAGCACGAGTTCAATGGTTCAGGCCCGCTGCGCCGCTTGTTCGGAGACGACGACCAGAAGAACATTCCGGCTCGCTATATATGGCTTGGTCGGGAACAGGAGGCGGTCACAACTGATAGTATTCTGACCTGGTATGATGCACGGCGGCAGCACCCGACCCGCACCGAATACCGTCTCTATTATCCCGACAACGAGGTTACCGGGATGATGCAGGCGGGAGATGTGCTTTTCATTGCGCTATGCCGCGACGGAACGGCCATGGTCATTATTACGCCGGTAGACAGCACCATTCAAAATCAGCTTGTTTGGCTGTTCGGGCTGGAGGACCAGCCAGAGTTCGAGTTCACCGTTCAGGAGATCGCTGGAACCAGCAATCCCGACCTAGATTTTGCGACGCGCTATATTTTGGACGAGCTGGGCATTGAGCCGGAAGAGCCGGAAGCGGACCGACTAGACGAACTGATCGAGCAATTTGGCATGGTGTTTCCGACAACGAAGAACTTCTCTGAGATCGCTCGGTCGGCCGTCACAGACGTGGACCCGGCAGACGATCCGGACGGTGCGCTGCTGGATTGGCTCGACATGGAAGAGCAGCTTTTCAGACGGCTGGAGCGGCGCATAGTGGCAGAGCGGATTGCGAGCGGCTTCAATGCGCCGGAGGGTGCGGATGTAGACGGTTTCCTTTCATTCTCCCTTAGCGTCCAGAACCGGCGCAAATCTCGTGCGGGGCAGTCATTGGAGCATCATCTGGAGGCAATATTTGTCGCCAACAGCATACGGTATGCGCGCGGAGCGGAGACCGAGAACCGCAACAAGCCGGACTTCCTGTTTCCGGGACAAGAGCATTATCACGATCCTGCCTTTCCAGCGGCAAAGCTCACTATGCTGGGCGCAAAATCAACTTTGAAGGACCGCTGGCGGCAGGTGCTATCCGAGGCCGAGCGGATCGAGAACAAACATTTGCTGACACTGGAGCCGGGCATTTCCGAAAACCAGACCTCCGAAATGCAGGCGAAACAGCTTCAGCTTGTACTGCCGCGCCAGCTTCACGGGAGTTTCAGGTCGGCGCAGCAGACATGGTTGATGGATGTTTCGGAGTTTCTGTCTCTGGTAAACGATCGGCAATGA
- a CDS encoding ATP-binding protein, with protein sequence MNEIGTKAHFKSRARLLQHLGDQLIGTPRLAVFELVKNAYDADASYVEIKIKGLGTSKPKITVRDDGVGMTPETVRNVWFVIAHDHKEKQLKSRIRTEKGRLPLGSKGLGRLSVHKLGNKIDLITRAEGEPEVVVRIDWNAMMDHEFLDDAEVVIEEREPKVFDNDTTGTAIRISELRDVHWTRGEIRRLYRQITSISSPFGKEARDDFDASLKVPDFPEWIANLPDPSELLKRAPWKYSFTFDGEKFEYEYKFRPIPGISREAREVVETDVRLLVPPAPVDDDDPIFSGKAQTSTLKKVIADLEMLDGIGPISGEFFVYDLTPKIASMMGETKLIKDFLDENGGIRIYRDGIRVYDYGERNNDWLGLDLKRVNNPTKGISRNIVAGYISLNQEDSPALVEKSNREGFIENAAYNRLQRIVLGAIEPLQREREVDRKAIRELLGTVQDPETKSILEPVSKIKAIASRKGLSSQVDPLLDRIEHEYASMKERLLVTGISGTSLAVVFHEIEQGIRSLYRNLEADPAMTVVAEQVREMMRLLDGFSDLLRKKDRKIVELNALIKRARDINHLRFRHHKVRLNCPAVEEDAPRVSVSCSFGLTLGAITNIIDNAIFWMRTRWPDDDEGTGRAIYINIEDDFEGGPAIVIADTGPGFQDSPVELVRPFYSRRPEGMGMGLYYANMVMELNDGQLVFPQLSETNVPDEYDGAVVALRFPQQGR encoded by the coding sequence ATGAATGAAATTGGCACAAAAGCTCACTTTAAATCTCGGGCACGGCTTCTTCAGCATTTGGGTGATCAGCTGATTGGCACGCCGCGACTGGCAGTTTTTGAGCTTGTAAAGAACGCCTATGATGCGGACGCCTCGTACGTAGAGATAAAAATCAAGGGTTTAGGTACCAGTAAGCCCAAAATTACCGTTCGTGATGATGGGGTCGGCATGACCCCGGAAACAGTTCGCAATGTGTGGTTTGTGATCGCTCACGATCACAAGGAAAAACAGCTCAAAAGCCGGATCAGAACCGAGAAAGGCCGGTTGCCTTTGGGTTCTAAAGGTCTCGGGCGTCTTTCTGTACACAAGCTTGGCAACAAAATTGATCTGATTACGCGGGCCGAAGGCGAGCCTGAGGTTGTTGTTCGCATCGACTGGAATGCGATGATGGATCATGAGTTTCTGGATGATGCGGAAGTCGTCATCGAGGAGCGCGAGCCAAAGGTCTTTGATAACGACACGACGGGTACGGCTATCAGGATATCTGAATTGCGGGACGTGCACTGGACGCGAGGAGAGATCCGTCGCCTGTACCGGCAGATAACGTCGATATCATCGCCATTTGGGAAAGAAGCCCGCGACGATTTTGACGCTTCACTGAAAGTGCCAGACTTTCCCGAATGGATCGCAAACCTTCCTGACCCGAGTGAGCTCCTGAAGAGGGCACCATGGAAATACAGTTTCACATTTGATGGTGAGAAATTCGAGTACGAATACAAGTTCAGGCCGATACCCGGCATTTCGCGAGAAGCACGCGAAGTTGTCGAAACGGATGTTCGCCTGCTTGTTCCGCCAGCGCCGGTCGATGATGATGACCCAATCTTTAGCGGAAAAGCGCAGACCAGCACGCTAAAAAAAGTAATCGCTGATCTGGAGATGCTTGATGGCATCGGACCGATATCGGGCGAATTTTTTGTTTACGATCTTACACCGAAGATCGCGAGTATGATGGGAGAGACAAAGCTCATTAAAGATTTTCTGGATGAGAATGGCGGCATCAGAATTTATCGCGATGGAATAAGAGTATACGACTATGGTGAGCGGAACAACGACTGGCTCGGGCTGGACCTGAAAAGAGTCAACAACCCCACAAAAGGAATTAGCCGGAATATAGTTGCCGGGTACATCTCATTGAATCAAGAAGACAGCCCTGCACTGGTTGAAAAGTCTAACCGTGAGGGTTTCATCGAGAATGCAGCATATAATCGCCTGCAACGAATTGTTCTTGGCGCCATTGAGCCGCTTCAGCGAGAAAGGGAAGTCGATCGCAAAGCAATACGTGAATTACTGGGTACGGTTCAGGATCCCGAGACAAAGAGTATTCTCGAGCCTGTTTCGAAGATAAAAGCAATTGCCAGTAGAAAAGGACTTTCATCCCAAGTTGATCCACTGCTGGACCGAATTGAACACGAATATGCTTCAATGAAAGAGCGGCTGCTTGTCACTGGCATTTCTGGCACCAGTCTGGCTGTCGTTTTTCATGAAATCGAGCAGGGTATCCGATCTTTGTACCGGAATCTGGAAGCCGATCCTGCAATGACAGTCGTGGCAGAGCAGGTTCGGGAAATGATGCGGCTCCTTGACGGTTTTTCCGATTTGTTGCGCAAAAAAGATCGCAAGATCGTCGAGTTGAATGCCCTCATAAAGCGGGCTCGCGATATCAATCATCTTCGGTTCCGACATCATAAAGTGCGCCTGAACTGTCCGGCAGTCGAAGAAGATGCTCCCAGGGTTTCGGTATCATGCTCATTTGGTTTGACGCTTGGGGCAATCACCAACATCATTGACAATGCCATCTTCTGGATGCGGACGCGCTGGCCTGATGATGACGAAGGCACCGGCCGCGCTATTTATATCAATATCGAAGACGATTTTGAAGGCGGACCTGCAATTGTTATTGCTGACACAGGCCCCGGTTTCCAAGACTCGCCCGTCGAGCTCGTGAGGCCCTTCTACTCGCGCCGCCCCGAAGGAATGGGAATGGGCCTGTATTATGCCAACATGGTTATGGAGCTTAATGACGGGCAGTTAGTCTTTCCTCAATTGTCCGAAACCAATGTTCCGGATGAGTACGACGGGGCGGTTGTGGCACTAAGATTCCCGCAGCAGGGACGCTAA
- a CDS encoding alpha/beta hydrolase, which produces MKILLGLLVVLLLAGGVFLWAVRSNGPAVLDGIDRVTGGSRGVTLVSQGRYGEHPAQKLRIYTPAGADEPLPILIFVHGGSWSWGDPDDYGFIARALAPEGFVVVLAGYRLAEDGRYPAMLEDTAAAIRETARLASQYGGDPTRIVVAGHSAGAYNVVQVALEEKWLAGSGINLSGAVGLAGPYDFYPYDKPSGREAFGSVGAGSETQPINHVRAGAPPMLLIHGEDDTLVKPRNTRALAAALEQAGAVVETRFHAGFDHNAPLISLASPWRGSRDVDEAILAFARRVTDLSVPVQAERP; this is translated from the coding sequence ATGAAAATCCTGCTCGGACTGCTGGTCGTCCTCCTGCTCGCAGGCGGCGTCTTTTTATGGGCGGTCCGCAGCAACGGTCCGGCCGTGCTCGACGGGATCGATCGCGTAACCGGTGGGTCCCGCGGCGTGACGCTGGTGTCGCAGGGGCGGTATGGCGAACATCCCGCGCAGAAGCTGCGCATCTACACGCCCGCCGGGGCTGACGAGCCGCTCCCGATCCTAATCTTCGTCCATGGCGGCAGCTGGAGCTGGGGCGATCCGGACGATTACGGTTTCATTGCTCGCGCGCTGGCACCCGAAGGCTTCGTGGTCGTGCTGGCAGGCTACCGTCTCGCCGAGGACGGGCGCTATCCCGCCATGCTCGAAGATACCGCTGCGGCAATCCGCGAAACCGCGCGGCTGGCCTCGCAATATGGCGGTGATCCGACGCGCATCGTTGTCGCCGGGCATTCGGCGGGGGCCTATAATGTCGTGCAGGTTGCGCTGGAGGAGAAATGGCTCGCGGGGAGCGGCATCAATCTCAGCGGCGCAGTTGGCCTCGCGGGGCCGTACGACTTCTACCCCTACGACAAACCATCGGGCCGCGAGGCCTTCGGATCGGTTGGCGCGGGAAGCGAGACCCAGCCGATCAATCATGTGCGTGCGGGGGCACCGCCCATGCTGCTGATCCATGGCGAGGACGACACGCTGGTCAAACCGCGCAACACCCGCGCGCTTGCCGCAGCGCTGGAACAAGCGGGCGCCGTTGTGGAAACGCGTTTCCACGCGGGTTTCGATCACAACGCACCGCTGATCTCGCTGGCGAGTCCCTGGCGCGGATCACGCGACGTCGACGAAGCGATCCTCGCCTTCGCGCGGCGGGTGACCGATCTTTCAGTTCCGGTTCAGGCCGAACGGCCTTAG
- a CDS encoding sterol desaturase family protein, which translates to MWAAILLSVLAMTAIVALRYLAASGIFAAVTQRVRPGYHARLGPQIRREIGWSLASAAIYGIPAGVVAWGWQERGWTQIYTGWNDYPLWYLPLAPLLFLMAHDTWFYWTHRLMHRPAWFRTMHAVHHASRPPTAWAAMSFHPWEAITGAVVIPALVFLIPIHVAMLGLVLLVMTVMGVTNHMGWEMFPRRLVHSALGGWLITASHHQRHHEEYRCNYGLYFRFWDRLCGTDRGLSPNA; encoded by the coding sequence ATGTGGGCCGCCATTCTTTTGTCCGTTCTCGCGATGACCGCAATCGTGGCGCTGCGCTATCTTGCCGCAAGCGGGATTTTCGCTGCAGTCACGCAGCGCGTGCGGCCCGGCTATCACGCCAGGCTGGGGCCGCAGATTCGCCGGGAAATCGGCTGGTCGCTCGCCTCGGCGGCGATTTACGGCATTCCCGCGGGCGTTGTCGCGTGGGGCTGGCAGGAGCGCGGGTGGACGCAGATCTATACCGGCTGGAACGATTACCCGCTGTGGTACCTGCCGCTCGCGCCGCTGCTATTCCTGATGGCGCATGACACCTGGTTCTACTGGACGCACCGGCTGATGCACCGGCCAGCGTGGTTTCGCACGATGCATGCGGTCCACCACGCCAGCCGCCCGCCGACCGCGTGGGCGGCGATGAGCTTCCACCCATGGGAGGCGATTACCGGCGCAGTGGTGATCCCCGCACTGGTCTTCCTCATCCCGATCCATGTCGCCATGCTCGGCCTGGTATTGCTGGTGATGACCGTGATGGGCGTCACCAACCACATGGGCTGGGAGATGTTTCCCCGGCGACTGGTTCACTCGGCGTTAGGCGGCTGGCTGATAACCGCCAGCCACCACCAGCGTCATCATGAAGAGTACAGATGCAATTACGGCCTCTATTTCCGCTTCTGGGATCGCTTGTGCGGTACGGATCGCGGCCTCAGCCCCAACGCGTGA
- a CDS encoding phosphatase domain-containing protein: MPFLPTAPVRIQPYFGYRNRVRLRLTARALRSRVGEFEKRGKWRAAKTMLGQFASHEVAEFPVELEIARPGEASQRHQGLTDGEGFVHFDIRLDPEWEYDAHPAWETVVIHWHANGAEQCLDAHVLTPGDDTGLAVISDIDDTIIETGITGDFRAVLRNWRRVLMEMPAERILVPGADVFYNALGGGEVLADGSGQAGTRQPATHRPFFYVSSSPWNLFSYLVTYIRGRGLPLGPIALRDWGLNRETFGSSSHGAHKRAAIDDILATYPEMKFALIGDDSQGDLTAFADVAMENPGRVRAIFIRKVGERMTPEELTAKANLEAAKVPLWLGNSYDTGHNFLASIGLLADDEAKAIVDTVEATDPELA; this comes from the coding sequence ATGCCGTTTCTGCCTACCGCGCCCGTCCGTATCCAGCCCTATTTCGGCTATCGAAACCGTGTCCGTTTGCGCCTGACCGCGCGTGCTTTGCGATCCCGCGTGGGCGAGTTCGAGAAGCGCGGGAAATGGCGCGCTGCGAAGACCATGCTGGGGCAGTTCGCCAGCCATGAGGTCGCTGAATTCCCTGTCGAGCTCGAAATTGCACGACCGGGCGAAGCCAGTCAGCGACATCAGGGGCTGACCGATGGCGAGGGCTTCGTGCATTTCGATATCCGGCTTGATCCCGAGTGGGAATATGATGCGCACCCCGCCTGGGAGACGGTGGTCATCCACTGGCACGCCAATGGCGCGGAGCAGTGTCTCGATGCGCATGTCCTCACGCCGGGAGACGACACCGGCCTTGCGGTGATTTCGGACATTGACGATACGATCATCGAAACCGGCATCACTGGCGATTTCCGCGCCGTGCTGCGCAATTGGCGGCGCGTGCTCATGGAGATGCCCGCCGAACGCATTCTCGTTCCGGGGGCGGATGTCTTCTACAACGCGCTGGGCGGCGGCGAAGTGCTGGCCGATGGCAGCGGCCAGGCCGGAACCCGCCAGCCGGCCACCCACCGCCCGTTCTTCTATGTTTCGTCGAGCCCGTGGAACCTGTTCAGCTATCTCGTGACCTATATCCGCGGGCGCGGCCTGCCACTGGGGCCGATCGCGCTGCGCGACTGGGGCCTCAACCGCGAGACCTTCGGCTCTTCCAGCCACGGTGCCCACAAGCGCGCCGCGATCGACGACATCCTCGCCACCTATCCCGAGATGAAATTCGCGCTGATCGGTGATGACAGCCAGGGCGATTTGACCGCCTTTGCCGATGTCGCAATGGAGAACCCAGGCCGGGTCCGCGCGATCTTTATCCGCAAGGTCGGCGAACGGATGACCCCCGAAGAACTAACCGCAAAGGCCAATCTCGAGGCGGCAAAAGTACCATTATGGCTCGGCAACAGCTATGACACCGGGCATAATTTCCTCGCTTCGATCGGCCTACTCGCCGATGACGAGGCCAAGGCAATCGTCGATACGGTCGAAGCGACCGACCCGGAACTGGCATGA
- the dcm gene encoding DNA (cytosine-5-)-methyltransferase yields the protein MTQEEARSLLEVSERTAYRYANGTVRLPRLAEKVLREAANKKPASHNTAFRFIDLFAGIGGLRIGFNGIGGHCVFTSEWDANAQKTYALNFRDNHRIAGDIREFSEHPESIPEHDVLLAGFPCQPFSIAGVSKKNALGRPHGFLCDTQGTLFFDTAQIIAHHRPAAFVLENVKNLASHDKGRTFATIMNVLENELGYKVQARVISSEPWVPQKRERVFIVGFRDDTDFDLDALELPSAEDGPKLGSILDRHEDVDPKYTLTPRLWEYLQGYKAKHQAKGNGFGFSLFGPDDVTRTLSARYYKDGSEILIDQPGPRPRRLTPTECARLMGFERGDRKWRIEVSDTQAYRQFGNAVVVPVVEALANAMQPYIAAAVAKSYGQNDEAPHAVSRPDREPAAAYG from the coding sequence TTGACCCAAGAAGAGGCGCGAAGTCTGCTAGAGGTGTCGGAACGCACGGCCTACCGGTATGCAAACGGAACGGTAAGACTGCCCCGTCTTGCAGAGAAGGTATTGCGCGAGGCGGCGAACAAGAAACCGGCCAGCCACAATACTGCGTTCCGGTTTATTGACCTGTTCGCGGGGATCGGTGGCCTGCGGATCGGATTTAACGGGATCGGTGGCCACTGCGTTTTCACATCCGAATGGGACGCCAACGCCCAGAAAACCTATGCACTTAATTTCCGCGACAATCACCGGATCGCCGGGGACATACGAGAGTTCTCAGAGCACCCGGAAAGCATTCCGGAACATGATGTTTTGCTTGCCGGTTTTCCGTGCCAGCCCTTTTCGATCGCCGGTGTGTCAAAGAAGAATGCGCTCGGACGGCCACACGGGTTTCTGTGCGACACACAAGGAACGCTATTTTTCGATACTGCCCAGATAATTGCGCACCACCGCCCGGCAGCTTTCGTGCTGGAAAACGTCAAGAATCTTGCCAGCCACGACAAGGGGCGCACGTTTGCCACTATCATGAACGTGCTGGAGAACGAGCTGGGCTACAAGGTGCAGGCGCGTGTCATCAGTTCTGAGCCATGGGTTCCACAAAAGCGGGAACGGGTTTTCATCGTCGGGTTTCGCGATGATACAGATTTCGATCTGGACGCGCTGGAGCTGCCATCTGCCGAAGACGGCCCGAAGCTTGGCAGCATTCTGGATCGGCACGAGGACGTTGATCCGAAATATACTCTCACTCCGCGGCTCTGGGAATATCTGCAAGGCTACAAAGCGAAGCATCAGGCGAAGGGTAACGGTTTCGGATTCAGCTTGTTTGGTCCTGACGATGTGACCCGGACCCTGTCCGCCCGCTATTATAAGGACGGTTCGGAAATCCTGATAGACCAGCCCGGCCCCCGGCCCCGGCGGCTCACGCCGACCGAATGCGCCCGCCTGATGGGGTTTGAGCGCGGGGACCGAAAATGGCGGATCGAGGTATCGGACACGCAAGCCTATCGCCAGTTCGGCAACGCCGTAGTCGTTCCGGTTGTCGAAGCTCTGGCAAATGCCATGCAGCCGTACATCGCGGCCGCAGTGGCGAAGAGTTATGGCCAGAATGACGAAGCGCCCCATGCAGTGTCACGGCCCGACCGGGAACCCGCCGCTGCATATGGCTGA